From the genome of Eucalyptus grandis isolate ANBG69807.140 chromosome 2, ASM1654582v1, whole genome shotgun sequence, one region includes:
- the LOC120290940 gene encoding uncharacterized protein LOC120290940 yields the protein MHVYGLTPMADQLHLVRCNACKKPIKASQYMAHADTCRLLNSTQEAVLEPNGIGRGKRPPRKEKKKSTTPKQGLTVGEQGNYEFVKNTITVESQFRYNGNQQSPSLCLEVKGNSASQLVSRSKDDPGVIPKNADESASQMHPPVKRSRLIAGENMSETDDQETDSGITRSRDLQKESFPEQEAKSGCASGYKNPLQSYTNSQLTQGTPSPLATKIYYSQRNNRLRSAISHLYYMTSTDGLLDDLELRDAQPPPLLQEPDPVLPKSSSLHSDISAVSLPPSRVSNYLSADAALRPQDAPIQLMKGRTFPNGYSFAGDSGKPLSVQQPDGSVSVS from the exons ATGCATGTATATGGTTTGACACCTATGGCTGATCAACTGCATTTG GTACGTTGCAATGCATGTAAGAAGCCAATCAAGGCCAGTCAATATATGGCTCATGCAG ATACCTGTAGGTTATTGAATTCTACACAAGAAGCTGTTTTGGAGCCTAATGGCATTGGAAGGGGCAAAAGACCACctaggaaggagaagaaaaagtccACCACTCCCa AGCAGGGACTCACTGTTGGAGAGCAAGGAAATTATGAATTTGTGAAGAATACCATCACTGTTGAATCACAGTTCCGTTATAATGGAAACCAGCAATCACCTTCTTTATGTTTGGAGGTCAAAG GAAATTCAGCTAGTCAACTTGTTTCAAGAAGTAAAGATGATCCAGGAGTTATCCCTAAAAATGCTGATGAGTCAGCAAGTCAAATGCATCCTCCTGTGAAACGTTCTAGATT GATAGCAGGGGAGAATATGTCAGAAACAGATGATCAAGAAACAGATTCTGGTATCACTAGAA GTAGGGATCTCCAAAAAGAATCATTTCCAGAACAAGAAGCAAAGAGTGGTTGTGCTAGCGGCTATAAGAATCCCTTGCAAAGTTATACAAATAGCCAATTGACACAAG GTACTCCTTCGCCACTGGCTACCAAAATATATTACTCTCAGAGAAACAATCGTCTCCGATCTGCTATCAGCCATCTTTATTACATGACATCAACTGATGGACTTCTTGATGACTTG GAACTGAGAGATGCACAGCCACCGCCTTTACTGCAAGAACCTGACCCAGTTCTCCCGAAAAGTTCATCATTACATTCAGATATCTCTGCAGTATCTTTGCCACCGTCAAGAGTATCAAATTATCTATCTGCTGATGCTGCTTTGAGGCCTCAGGATGCTCCAATTCAGTTAATGAAAGGCAGAACTTTTCCCAATGGTTATTCTTTTGCTGGTGACTCAG gAAAACCACTGAGCGTACAGCAGCCCGATGGAAGCGTTTCAGTTTCATAG